One genomic window of Metopolophium dirhodum isolate CAU chromosome 4, ASM1992520v1, whole genome shotgun sequence includes the following:
- the LOC132942928 gene encoding U1 small nuclear ribonucleoprotein C, protein MPKYYCDYCDTYLTHDSPSVRKTHCQGRKHKDNVKFYYQKWMEEQAQNLIDATTAAYKAGKIGMKGVCIPPPNMGQSAPQMSMPPGSIMPPGQMPMGAPPMMSMPPMMRPPMGQMPMGAPPPMMPPMPPNMRPPMMSNPPPNVQAQ, encoded by the coding sequence ATGCCGAAATACTATTGTGATTATTGCGATACGTACCTGACGCACGATTCGCCGTCGGTGAGGAAGACTCACTGCCAGGGCCGCAAGCACAAGGATAACGTCAAATTTTACTATCAGAAGTGGATGGAGGAACAGGCACAGAACCTGATTGATGCCACAACGGCTGCATACAAAGCTGGCAAGATCGGCATGAAGGGAGTGTGTATACCGCCACCAAACATGGGCCAATCGGCACCACAAATGTCTATGCCACCAGGTTCGATCATGCCGCCAGGACAGATGCCCATGGGCGCACCGCCAATGATGTCCATGCCGCCAATGATGCGACCACCTATGGGACAGATGCCGATGGGTGCACCGCCACCAATGATGCCCCCGATGCCACCCAATATGAGACCGCCTATGATGAGCAATCCACCTCCTAATGTCCAAgctcaataa
- the LOC132942927 gene encoding stomatin-like protein 2, mitochondrial, with product MFVCKLNPMRFTTIAKHQRLLSREPSILSSIALARFKSSNPFNTGILFVPQQEAWIVERMGKFNRILEPGLNFLIPFLDRIGYVQSLKELAIDIPKQTAVTLDNVTLNIDGVLYLRVNDPYLASYGVEDPEFAITQLAQTTMRSELGKISLDKVFRERENLNFAIVESLNKASASWGLVCFRYEIRDIKLPNRVQEAMQMQVEAERKKRAAILDSEGIREADINVAEGKRQSTILASEADQQEQINRAQGEANALLAVAEAKAKGIRLIADALKQTDGYNAASLKVAESYVEAFGKLAKSTNTVIIPSNTSDVSSMVTQAMSIYKTLTSKSKQSRRLSEEDK from the exons ATGTTCGTTTGTAAACTAAATCCGATGCGTTTCACAACTATTGCAAAG cATCAAAGACTCTTATCGAGAGAACCATCTATCCTGTCATCAATTGCATTGGCGAGGTTTAAAAGTAGTAATCCATTCAACACTGGAATTCTATTTGTTCCACAACAAGAG GCATGGATTGTTGAAAGAATGGGTAAATTTAATCGAATTTTAGAGCCAGGTTTAAACTTTTTGATACCTTTCTTAGATCGCATTGGTTATGTTCAGAGTTTAAAGGAATTAGCCATTGATATTCCCAAACAAACTGCTGTAACTTTAG ataaTGTAACACTTAATATTGatggtgtattatatttaagagtCAATGATCCTTATTTAGCAAGTTATGGAGTTGAAGATCCAGAGTTTGCAATTACTCAATTGGCTCAAACCACAATGAG gtCAGAATTAGGAAAAATATCTTTAGACAAAGTTTTTCGAGAACGAGAAAATTTAAACTTTGCAATTGTTGAAAGCCTTAATAAAGCAAGTGCATCATGGGGACTAGTATGTTTCCGTTATGAAATTC gtgATATAAAGCTTCCTAATAGAGTACAAGAAGCTATGCAGATGCAAGTGGAAGCTGAGAGGAAAAAACGTGCAGCTATTCTAGATTCTGAAGGTATTCGTGAAGCTGACATAAATGTAGCTGAGGGAAAAAGACAATCAACAATTTTAGCTTCAG AGGCTGACCAACAAGAGCAAATTAATAGAGCGCAGGGAGAAGCCAATGCTTTATTAGCAGTAGCTGAAGCGAAAGCCAAAGGAATACGATTGATAGCTGATGCTCTTAAACAAACA gaTGGTTATAATGCTGCATCTCTTAAAGTAGCTGAATCATACGTAGAAGCTTTTGGAAAATTAGCTAAATCTACAAATACAGTTATTATCCCTAGTAACACTTCAGATGTTTCATCAATGGTGACACAG gccaTGTCCATTTACAAAACGCTGACAAGTAAATCTAAACAGTCGAGAAGATTGAGCGAGGAAGACAAATAA